TGGCGTTGGGCATGGCGGCGCCAAGACCCAGGCCGGTGATGAAGCGCCAGATGGTCAGAGCCTGCAGGTCGTGCACCAGGCCGGAAGCAATCGATGCACCGCCCATCACCACCGCGGCGATGATCAGCACGGTCTTGCGACCCACGCGGTCCGCCAGCGGACCCGCGCCCAGAGCGCCGAACGCCAGGCCGAACAGGGCTGCGCTCAGCACCGGGCCCAGATGGGACTTGTCGATGCCCCATTCGCCGAGCAGCGAAGGCGCGATGAAGCCGATGGCGGCGGTATCAAAGCCGTCGAGCAGAACGATCAAAAAACAGAGGAAGAAAATCCCCCACTGGAAGCGCGAAAACGGGCTCTCGTTGAGCACGGTCTGCACGTTGACGACCTCCGGGCCGATGTTCTGTTTGCTAGTTTGCGAAGTCATATTTGGTATCTCAGTTGCCTCTCTTTGTCGCCTCTATCTCCTGTCTCGCGGCTGGCGCCAAAGCCTCAAAGGCATCTGGTACGTCCGTCACGAAAGGGCTATGACTGCCCTTTTGCTGGATGGGGTGTCAGTGCCAGGCCCCCGCCTGGACACGAATCAATTCAAGCGGGCTCCATGCCCTGGCGGCGTTTGGCCGCTTCGGCTTCAGGCGAAGCCATGAAGGCCAGCAGACGCTGCACGGCATCCGCATGGGCCGAGCCCGTCACAACGCCGGCCGAAAACACGGTGTCGATGGCAATCGCGGCAGGCAGGCTGCCCACGATGCGGATGCCTTCGACATGGATCAGCTCGCTCAGCTGCTGAAAGCCCAGGGCCACTTCGCCCGAAGCAATCATGGAGCCCACGGGAACGCCGGGCCGGGCCTGCACGATGCGGGACTTGATCTCGTCGGCAATGCCCCAGCGCTCGAACAGCTTTTGCAGCGCCACACCGCTGGGGCCGGTGGAATAGCCAATGCTGGGCGCTGCCAGCACGGCAGCGAGCACGGCCTCTTCCGAGCCGATATCGGGCTGGGCCGCAGCGGCAGGCACGGCCACGGCAGTACTGGAGAGCACCAGATCCACCTTGCTGCCTGCAACCACACGGCCGGCGGCCTGCAGCTTGTCGATGGCGTTGGAGGCCAGGAAGACCACATCAAAGGCCTCTTCACCGGACTGCACGCGCTGCGCGGCATCCACACCGCCCACGGATTCGATCTGTACCGGCTCGCCGCCCTGGGCCTGCCAGGCTGCAACCAGATCCGCGAGGACCTGGCGGGTTGCCATGGAAGAAATGCCTTTGAGTGCTGCGCTCATGCCGGAAGACTCCTGAAGTGGATGCCATGGCTGCCCCGCAATCTCGAATGCCGCGTCCCGGCCATTGAGGCCTTTCGAGCCACTCCCGTCACGCTGCGGGCAGACTGCACCGGCAGGACGGGACGCTCGACGGGGCTTGCATCAGGGCAACCATCTAGTCAAAACGAATGAGACTATTGTCGGTAGCCCTGCGCCCTCCCACTAGGCAAGCCCTCCGCTAGCAGCTATGCCGCCAAGGCATAGCAAAGTGTTTACTCATAACACGTATAAATACCTACAAACAAGGCATAAAACCCACAAATAGAAAAGGCCAGATGCTATTTTTTCAATAGCACCCAGCCTTCGTTGCTGTGCATAAGCAACAGTGAATTTAGTGGTTAACCCCTAATTCAGTCGTCATGGCGTCCATGTCCGCGCCCGTGACCGCGCCCCCTGTCATCGCGATCATGCCTGTCCCAGTCATGTCGATCGCGGCGATCGTCTCTGTCCCAGTGCCTATGATCCCGGCGGTCATCACGCCAGTCGCGTCGCTCGTGGTGGTGGCGCGGCGGAGGTCCTGCACGCCAATGGGGTGGTGGGTTGCGCAGGAAATAGACCGGCTGGCCGCAGGCGTGGTAGCGGCCGCAGTAGCGGCGCCAGTTGCGCGAATGGCCGGGCGGCACCCACATATAAATGGGCTGCACCTGCGGCACTACCGGGCCACCCCACATCGGCTGCGCATACAGCAGCTGCGGCGGTGCATTACCGATGTTGACCTGACCGTAAACCCCGGGCGCCAGTTGCCCCGAGATGGAGCCGCTGATATAGGCCTGGGCCTGGGCGGCACCCGCTGCGCAAACCAGCGCCAAGGCTGCCAGGCTGCGGATGATTGAACTGCGATTGGACATATGTCTCCATGCTCGATATAGATCACCGTGGGGGCGGCGAGATCGCGCTTCAACCCGGAAACGCTTAAGCCCTTAACGCGCCAGGGCCGATTCCCGCTGACCCGGATCAATCGTGAAGCGTAAAGAGGCGTAATACGCTGAACCGGCCGAGCGGCCGGCTAGCCCCTCACCGGATCGTCTGGCCCTGCAGACCTTTTTTCAGAATCAGGTCCACCACGGGCTGCTCGCGCTTGTTGGCTCGCATGCAGTGATCCTTCTGGAAGCGATCGGTGATCCGGATGACCCAACGCGCCCAGCGCTTGTTCTCGCGTTCGCGCCAGGCATGCGATGACACGCTTTCCCAGGCATAGCCATTGAGCACTGCCGCGTTGACAAAATGATCCAGCGCCCGCACTCCGGCCCTGCCCCGCTCCGTCTTGCCGAACAGGCCGACCCAGCAAAGAATCAGCCAGCCCACGACCGCCAGCGGGACGACTGCACACATCAGCGCAAAACCTGCCAGGCGCTCCTTCATGCAGCCTCTCTCTTGCGCAAATTGATGCGTACGCCATTTTCGGAGCGAATCGTCAGCCGCCCCACGGGCTGCGGCACATGGCCCGGCGCCGGCAGGATTTCATAGCGCTGCAGCAGGCAGGCCAGAATCAAGACCGCCTCCTGCAAGGCAAATGCAGCTCCCAGGCAGACGCGCGGCCCCATGCTGAACGGCATGTAGGCGTGTTTGATCGCTTCCTTGTCCTCCTCACGATCAAAACGATCCGGGTCGAAGGCATCGGGGTTCTTCCACCATTTTCGGTGGCGCTGCAGCAGCCAGGGCGCCACCACCACCGTGCTGCGCTCCTTCAGCTGCTTGCCTCTGATAGGGCAGGACTGAACATTCTCCCGGGCGAAGAAGCCCACAGGGGGAAACAGACGCAAGGTCTCCCGAAAGATATTCCAGACCTGAGAGAAGCTCTTCATGTCCGCCTGCTGCGGCAGACGATCGCCAACCACTTCCACCACTTGCTCGTAGGCACGCTGCTGTATGTCGGGTGACTGGGCCAGAAGATAGCTGGCCCAGGTCAGTGCGCTGGCCGAAGTTTCATGCCCTGCCAGAAACAGCATGGCGACCTGATTGACCAATTCTTCCTCGTTGAAAGGCTCGCCTGTGTTCGGATCCTTGGCCTGCATGAAAGCGGCAAGAATGTCCTCCTGCTCCTCGGCCTCCCCCTTCAGATGCGCCTCATAGCGCGGCTTGATCATGGCGTGCAGCAAGCCACGAATCTCCCTGGCCGCCTGGTTGCTCTGCCAGCGATACCAGGGCATGGTCAGCCAGCGAGCACCGAACAGCGCAGGCAGCATGAGCTTGGGCGCCAGTGACTGATAGCGGGCAAATGCCTCGAAGATGCGATGCGCATCCGGCCCCTGCATGGGCTTGGAGAAAATCGTGCGAAAAATGATGTCGGCCGTGACATGGGTCATCTCGATCTCGATGTCGTACGGCTGTGCCTCCTCCACGGCATCCAGGCGCTCCAGCATGGATTGCGCGGCTCCCAGCATGCGCGGGAAAGCGACGTTCACGCGCGCCTGGGCAAACGCGGGGTTCATCATGGTGCGCTGACGCTGCCACTGCTCGCCGTTGGTCGTGAAGATGCTGTCTCCCAGCAAAGGCTCCAGCGATTCATGCAGCAGATGGCTTTTGGGAAACTGCTGCGCCTCGCTCTGCATGACTCTCTTGACCTCTTTGATGTCATTGAGCATGTAGAGATCCACGCCGGGCAGATGAACCTCCCCCATCTGCATGCTGTAGCTGCGCTCGAACAGGGCGTCCATCCAGGAGCGCCGCGCATGCCAGAACATGCGCAGCTTCGATGTCTGCTCGGGGTGGGGCTTGGGATAAACGGGACAGAAACGACTCATCGCACCAACTTCCTCTCTATGTAGTCACGCATCGGACCGGCGCTGGTGAGCAACTCGAAATAATCATAGGCACCGGCAACTTCGCCGGCCATCAGATACTGAAAATGCATGCGCATCTTGTTCCTGCGCAACCAACGGTAGGTTGTCGGCAAAAACAGCTTGTGAAAGCGCGGGGAGCATATCGCTTGCGGATTGAATCCCCACTGCGGCCGACGCTTGCTGGAATCAGCAACGGAGTTGACGGCCGTGGCCCCATCCTTGCGCCCATCCTCGCGCAACGACAGCCCCACTACATCGCACATGCCGAAACACACGCTATCGCTGGGAGAAGAAATATCGGCCCAGTACACCGCTTCGTCCATGGCGACCTCACGCAAGGTTTGCCGCAACGCGCCAGCGCCGGGAAACAGCCCGAACAACGGAATGCAATTGCCCAGGGTGACCAAACTCACCAGTGGCTTGCGAGAAGCGTGTGAGGATAACGGTTCTTCAGCCAGCTTACGGCGAAGCGCCTGAGTCAACTTCAGAGCCTGCACACTGCCGACACTGAAGCCGACCACGACCACCTCGCGCCACCGCTGCTGCTGCATGGCCTCCGCCACCTCGGCGGCCATCGCCTCGATACGCGCATCCAGCACGGGGAATGTTTTCCCGGAACTGGCATGGGCAAAGTTCAAAATTCTCAAAAGCCAGCTGATATGCAGATACCGGTCCAGCACAAAGCCGCCCCAGCCAACAGCGGCAAGCACCGCAAGCATCAGCGCGAATGCGCCCTCTTTCGGCAAACCGTCCCATAGATTAACGAGCAAGGATCCCATGCCGACTCCGGCCAGCAGCACCAGCAGCACATAAAACAGCGGGTACATCAGCGCCCACAGAGTAAAGCGCGCCTGCTCTCGCACAGGCTTCAGCCACTGCCTCAAATTCCAGACAGCAATATAGGTTCCCAAGGCCTGGCGAAAGACTTCCGCCCGACTCTGGGGCCAATGAAGACGAACCTGATCATGCCAGTCAAAGAAAACGAAATCGGCAGATGCCGTATTTTCGGAACCCGTCTGAGAAACCCGCCATCGAGAATGCAGTGATTTTTCTTGCGCGGCTTCGCCCTCAGTCCATTTCTCTCTGCTGCCAATCGCGTATTTTCTATCCTCGGAAACAGACGGCTGCTTTTGCGATTCCGCGCGCATCAACTGGTGATAATGTCTTGCCCCACGGGGATCGAAGCCCCCCATGAAGATCACCAGGCGCTCGCAATCACTTGTCTTCCCGGAAGACTCAAATGAGATATTCTTTTCTCTGCTAGTCATTGCACTCCGGAAAACGGAACCCTTCCATACCATGGCTTATTCGACAGAGGCCACCCCCTGCAGCATGGAAGGCATGGCATTTTCCTGATTTTCCTGCCGGGAAACGAATACCGGCTCCACTGCCTCTTCCGGCCAAAGCAAGGGATCCACCGATGAACCGCCTCCCCACAGACGCTGGGCCATCTGTCCATCCAGCGCAGCCCCGCAACGCCATGAGACAGCCGAAAGCCGGCGATAGAAGCTGCCATTGATCTGCGTGCACTCTATCAAGGCCCTGCGAAAGCGCGAGAGCATATCCTGATCAGGAATGGCCTGATGGGCCCGAAACCAGAAATCCCGCATCTTTCCCTGAAAGGTCAAACCTTCAAGGTCATACAAGGCATTGCCACAGACCTTGACAGGGGCACCATGGCCCAATGCGGAAAGACCGGTCGTGCTATTGACAAGCACCACTCCCTTGGCGCTTTTGAGCAAGGAAGGCAGATGCTGGTCATGAATATATAAGACCTTGCCCTGCAAACCATGGCGCCTTGCCAACAGGCTGATGATATTGGCGTAGTTCCGGTGCCCCCGATCCATGGGATGGTGCTTGAACACCACCACGTCACCCGCAATCGACTTTCCACCTTCTGGCACACCGTTCATGCGCTCCAGCGCCTGTGCCCTGGAAAATGAATGCAAAACGTGATTGATGAAGTCCGTCACGAAATCATAGTTCGAGTGAACCACGATCTGGGCATCGTTATATACCTGCAACGGTGCCAGGAAGAATTTCTTGCGCAAATCCCCAAGCAGCAGCTTCTCAGTCTCTTTTTCCGTGCGGCGATACCAGAATTTACGCAGATAACTCAGCCACCACCAAGGCGCATCCCGCACGGTCATGCTTCTGTGATGCAGGGAGTTATTCCAGAACCACTGCCCCAGCCAGGCAGCAAAGAAATACAGCATCCCCCACATGGCCGAATGCCAGAATGAGTTCCCGACTTTCTTCCATGACGTCGTCGTCGGTCCATTCGGGTGAGAGCGCGGCGGCGCAGTCTCTTGCTGCGCCCTCTGCTTAAGCCATATGGCCAGTCTCTTTTCAAAATGAGAATGCCCATTCACGCCCATGGGCTCAAAGGTGATGTGGTCGGGCCGCAGATAGCCCTCTTCAAACACGCCGAAGGCACAGCCCAGACGCTCCGTCATGGAGCGCACGCACGCATGCACAGGCCGGCAATCGCCGAACAGCAGCACCGCGTCAATCCGGTGCCTGATGATGAAGGCCTCCAGAACCTCAGGCCACTGTGCCAGTTCCCCCCGGAACGAATGGGCCTTGCGGGGATAGAACAGCCAATCCCCTGCATTGAAGTTGAACTTGAAAACAGTCGCCCCCACCGAGCGCAAGTCCTTGGCCAGGTTCCAGAAAAAAGGCCCTACCGGGCCTTGTAGCAACAAAACACGTTTAGACGCAAATCCACTCTTGTTCTTCATGCGTTAGGAACTGCGGGCTGTCAGGCCGCTTGGTATCTTTATGGAGGCGTCATGAAATATGACCGCCCTATTTTAGGGGTTTCACCGAGCGAAACCTGTGCACATCACTGCACGTTGACAACAAATCGATGAAAAATAATTGCAAAAAAAGGTAAGTATCATCAACCCGACAAAATCGACTGAAGCAACACCTTGGATTTGCGCCATTGCCGCCTCAACCAACCGGACTTCAGGCCATGCAAACTGCCCGACTGCTCCAGAGCGGTACGTTGCTCAAGCAAGCGCCTGAGCACCGCTTCGCAGCTCGTGTAGCCTCTGAGCACCGGATCCCAGTACAAGGGATAGTGCAGCAGCGCCCCGGCAACCAGCTCATCCAGAGACAGCGAGCGGCTGCGGCGCAGCACTGGCAGCCGGTCCTCTGTGAGGCCCCAACCGGCGTAGAACGGCCGCCCATGGACAACCACCTGCTTGTTGCGCAGCAAGGCATCAAAGCCGGTCAACGAGGTCATGGTCACCACCACATCGCAGGCCTCGATACAGCTGACCACCGAAGCGCCCCGCTCAATGTGGTCGGCATGCTGCAAAGCCTGGGCCGGCTCGACATGGCCCTTGCGGTTGCCGCTGCTCACATCGGGATGCGGCTTGAAGACAATGAATGCATGAGGAAATGCTGTGCGCGCCGCCTGGATCAGACCCAGGTTCGTGCAGACGCCCTCGGCATCGCAGCCAAAGCGAATGGAGGCGTCATCCTCTACCTGACCCGGCACCAGCACCACCTGCCGACCGGCCTGTGGATGTGCATCGCTGAACCAGTCAACCGGGCGATTGGGCTCCAGGTTGTACTTGGTGATGCCGTGCTCGACGACGAAGGCGCGCACATTGCGCGCACGCTGCAGGTCCTGAGCCGTGAATGCCCGGGTGTTGAGCAAATCCTCGAGCTCCGAAGGCTGACCCGGGTCGAAGTAAATGCCCTTGGCATCCAGCACAAAGGACTGCGGCGGAATCAGGTCGGAGCCCAGGCCCACGGAGCGCACAAAGCCGTCCTCCATGCGAAGCAGGCGCACGCCCGCCGCATCAGCCAACTCCTGCACACCTTCTGGCGGCACCCGACCCCAGCAGACCAGGCAATCATCATCAGCAGGCAGCAAAGCCCTTGCTGCAGCGGCATTCTTGACAAAGACCACCTTGCCAGGATGTAGCGACAGCATGGCCTTCACGTTCGCGGCCTTCCAACGCCGAAAGCCCACCACAATCATGCGCCCACCAAAGCGCTGGGCCACCTGCCGCTGACGCGCCAGCCAGTCCACCACATCCAGTACATTGCCGCGCTGCCGAGTCTCTGGATTCAGATAGCGGCTGTAGTGCATATAGCCGGCTGCAAACAACTCGTCCACCGAGCGCCTGCGGCCGGCCCGCCGCAGCATGGCGGCATGCTGCGGCTGGCGATCATCCGTCACACCCCAGCCCGCGTACCAGGGCACGCCAAAGCAGACCACCGGCTTGCTGGCAAGCAATGCTTCAAAGCCCATGGTCGAACTGACCACATAGACCTTGTCCATTTGAGCAATCAGGCTCATCGGGTTGACCGCATCACGCAACACCACTGTGCGTGCGTCGGGCTGCACGCCCGTCAGATAGCCGCCCTTGCGGCCCGAAGTCACTTCGGGGTGGGTCTTGACATAAACCGTGGCCTGCGGATTCTCGGCCAAGGCTGCCGCCAGCATGGCTTCAAACGTAGCGGCATCCGCCCCGCCCTTTGCCACGCTCATATCGCCCGCCGTCTGGTCCACCACCAGTACCCGCTGAGCATCGTCGCTGCGCAGCATGCCCTCAGGCAGGTCCGGGGCATGGTTGTATTTGCTCAGCCCGGCGGACAACAGCTGCTCACGAGTCTGCCGTACCAACTCGGGATCCGGTGCCAACATATTGGTATCGCTGCTCAGCAGGTGCTCCAACGCACTGGGCCTCGTGCAGTCATAGTAAATGCCTGCGTCATCGACCACCAGCGACAGCGGCGGGAAATGCTCGCCGGTGCCAAATGAGCGCAGAAAGCCATCCTCCAATCGCAGCGCTGGAACTCTCAACAACTGCCCCAGACGCTGCGCCATTCGCCCACTGCGTTTGTCGCCCCAACCCACAACATCGGCAGGGCCCAGCAATCCGTGCGGCAAATATCGAACCGGCAAATCCAGAAGCCGCTCTTGAAGACGCAGCCGATGCCTCCACCAGCAGGCGCAAATCCATGCTTTCATGCAATCTTTCTTGGAAACTGCCTACAGGCCGATGGTTTCCACGACTTCCTGCAGCCGCTTGGCCCAGGTGAGCTCCCGCAAAACATAGTCCGCACCGGCACGCGCACGTTCACGTTCATGTTTGCCTCCGCCGCGAAAGATGCGCTCCAGCACGTCATCGCACTCTTCGCGAGAGTGCACCACCTCGCAATATTCGGAAAAGTAACGATCCACTGACAGGGCCGGATTGGTCACCACAATGCTGCCGCAGGCCAATGCCTCCACCAGTCGGCGTGAATACATGCTCGGTGAATCTGTCACTGTATTTACATTGAATTGAACTAGATATTTTCTATAGATATCTGCGGTCTTTTCATTGGAAACACTATCCTTCACCTCGATCCATGGCCAATCTGGATAACGGTAATTTTTTGATTTTCTATCTGAATTACGATCATATACCGTCAATCCATAAGGCTGAGCGGCTGAAAACATCATGTCTTGCCAGTTTCGCCGTTGATCATGAACATGGTGACTGTAACTCCCTACAAAGCATGCACCAGAATGCATTTCACAGTCACTACTCAAGGGGAAGTGATTTCTGGGCTGCACAGGGAAAGGCAGTGCGCGTACTTTAGAATTGACACCCAAAATTTCCTGATAACGTGATATGCAGTTTTCATCGACCGTAAACACAGTGTCGAACAAAGCCGCACTCGCAATGAAACGATCGAAATGCACGGCATCTTCCTTGTTCCAGAAAACGCATGGAATTCCAAGATCACGGGCACAAGTGATCACTTTAGCCAAATCTTTATTGGATCGCTTTGGATAGTCGGGGTATGCCGCGATCTTGTACTTCCAGGCATTACGGTGCCCATGCCAAGCAGATTCCACAAAAACAAAATCTGGCTTCCAAAATTTCAGCACCAACCAGTAATTAATAGAATTAATATTTAAGATATCACACTCTTCAGATAAAGCACAGTATGTTAATTCATCTGATATTAATGCAATTTTTATCTCTTTTTTCACTCTACTCATAGCTCAGCATTGCTAAATGCAATGTACTAATTAACATTAGTTTGAATATTCATATCAACAAATGAAAAATCGACTTCAAAGAGGCACTCCCTTCCCTCTTTTTTGAATCCTATAGACCACCGAGGAGATATTTCTCTTTCTCCATAACTAATCCAGCCTTGTATAAAAGGCGCCATCTGCCCCTTCACTACAAAAACCTCTGACCCTTGCAAAGCCTCGACCGCCACAGCTATTTTTGAAGATTTAAATATCGTACGCCCAAGTTTATCCGTTCCAAAATATTCAAAATCCTTAGAGAAATGGAACCATTGCTCATATGAATTATTATTCTTTGACGTTAGATTATCAGAAATAATGAGCCTTTTTCCCTTCGAATAAATTATTTTTCTCTTAAAATTCACTTCCAACGAATGGAAATACTTCTCCAGAATTAACGTAGACTCATCATTCATTCCACTATAATAATTTATAGCATCCTCATAGAAATCATTCTTTTTAAAATCACCCCACCATGGATAATTGCAACCATTGACTGATACTGTATTATGTGCTCTGGTTCCACTAACAAATTTTCTGAAATCACTTTCGTAGTCATAGCTATACCTCCCCGAATCTTGCAATATAACCACACCACTCTCTGACCACTCAAATGAGAAATCATCAGAGTGTCTGTGCGCATTACTTGGGAAACCGGTCCTAACAGCAAGGTATGAATTATCTTCACCAGGATTATTTCCCGCCAATACAGCATAACCAGCCTCATTAAAGAGATGATCACCTATTGCCGTCTCATGCGTCTGTCGTGAATAATTAGAGTCTCCAAATAATGTTCCAACGCCATTAGGATGAAATAAATATTTAGTATTTTCCTTTACCTTTTTAACCGTATCCAAATCATAGCAAAATTCAAATCCGTCGAACTCCGGACTCAGCAATATTTCTTCAAATTCTTTCAAAATATGGCAATGGTACCCAGTACTATTCTCCAAATGAATATTTTGCTTGCCATACTGCCTAATCCATAGCCAATTAATCTTTTCCACAGAATATTTTTTACACACATCCAAATCCCCTATATATGGATGCAAAGCCAAAAGACTCATTAATGCGCGTATCTGGAATATACCATGATTGTTAGTTTTGAATTTTTTTGGATCAGACAGCTCAAGATAATGTAATCTCAACACCTCCATAACATTTCTTCTTTGAATTTCAGAATAATTATTCTCTTCAAGAAAAACATATTTTGCAAGAATTGAAATTCTGAATGTTCTAAAAGAAACAGCATCATCTTTCCACAAAAACTCTCCTGAGTTCTTTTGTGTAATATAAAAATTTATCCAATCTAAAAAATATTCAACACATAACTCGATAGATTTAATATTTTTCTGAAATTTATAATCAGCCAACAACCCATCCATCCATTGGAATCCATTTAGTATCCAGCGCCAACTACGATGTGTATAAGGATCATCAAGCCAATTAACAGGCAAACTCATGGAATATGGGGGTTGTTTTAGAATACATACAGTCCCATTAACCCATTTAGAAGCCCCTCCTCCTTTTTTTAAGGAGATACCAAAAAATACTCTTTCATAATATTCATGGAAATAATATTGATTATTATACATTCTACAATCCTTAAAAACCAGAAATAATACTGTTACAAACAATATCCTTATCAAATTTCTCTGTGAATTTTGATAAATCGCCTGCCACAACCTCCTTAAGGATTGAACTATCAACTTGCGAGATATTGCTTATAATATATTCCTGTGGGTATATAGAACTTGCCCCAGGCCACTCCAATATTATCGGAACGGCACCACTAGCCATTCCTTCAGCGACGGCCAAGTGAAAACTCTCATTATCACTAACAGAAACTACATAGCCTATTTTTTCAAGCCATTCATCAATTGGACCGAACCCATCAAAAAAAACATTAGCGCCCCACACACTATTATTAATTCTTTCGAATTGCTCTTTGTAAAAATTCATCTCATCAGATTTTCCTTTGGAACGCATCCACGGAAAATCCTCCGGCCTATTACCTTTTAGATATAATTTGTATCTGGTATCTTTTTTATATAAAGATTCGAAGATATCAAGCGCTTTATCAATACGTTTAGAATATGGGACATAGCCTATCATTCCAATATTAAATTCAGACCCAGATTTCTTAGCTCTCCGTAAAGAGCGTGTATCGACCATATTGAAAAACATCTGGCATTTTTTGCGCTCAAGGGAAAATTCAGATATCATCAACTCATAAAAATAAGGCGAGACAAATATATATCTATGAATATTATTATGATTACATGCATCTAAATGACGAGTTTTTAACTCTTGTGCATGTATTCTAACAATGAGCTTTTGACCATTCTTAATATTATTAGAATACCATACTATATTACCAAGCCCCCACTCACAAAATACCACATCCGCCTGACTCAGTAGTTTTTTGCTTTTTTCTTCATCATGTTTATTATGACCCTGCCATTGATCAATTAGCAATTCAAATTCACTGCTACTTTCAATTTTTTCAATGAGAAATTTTGCAAACTTTAGGTCATGACCTGCAATAAGTATTTTCTTTTTATCTTTAGAAAACGTTAAAGCCTTTTTTGCTAATTCTGCAATCTTAGTATAAGAATATTTATCAGCCTCATGTACATCAATACTCAACTTCCCCTGAATAGCATCAAACATAGCGTTCGCGATACCATCAATATCACTTTCGGTTAAGGAGGCGCCGCCAAGCTTACTCAGCATATCGGGAACGCAGCCTTCAGACATCGTTACAGCTAAAACTGGCTTTTTTGCGCCAAGATAGTCAGCAAGCTTTCCAGGATAAAATGGCGTGGCTTTTAACCCCTGATCGCTGAAATCAGCATCTCTCAACAACAAGCAATCCGCGGTAGTCATTACCTCAAGGCTTTCTAGATAGCTGACATTACCCTTGAAGCTCGCAATCCCATCTAACCCATAGTCAGCAGCAGATTGAATATAGCGGTCATTCGCACCATAAAACTCTAAGACAAAGCGACCTTTTAGTTCCGGATGATTTTTCAGGAGTCGCTGAGCACCTAGCATAAATGGCTCAGATGTTCGCTTATATTTGTAGAGCATCCCCACATGCTTGAAACGGAATACATCGCCACGTTC
This region of Comamonas thiooxydans genomic DNA includes:
- a CDS encoding substrate-binding domain-containing protein, with protein sequence MSAALKGISSMATRQVLADLVAAWQAQGGEPVQIESVGGVDAAQRVQSGEEAFDVVFLASNAIDKLQAAGRVVAGSKVDLVLSSTAVAVPAAAAQPDIGSEEAVLAAVLAAPSIGYSTGPSGVALQKLFERWGIADEIKSRIVQARPGVPVGSMIASGEVALGFQQLSELIHVEGIRIVGSLPAAIAIDTVFSAGVVTGSAHADAVQRLLAFMASPEAEAAKRRQGMEPA
- a CDS encoding cytochrome P450, encoding MSRFCPVYPKPHPEQTSKLRMFWHARRSWMDALFERSYSMQMGEVHLPGVDLYMLNDIKEVKRVMQSEAQQFPKSHLLHESLEPLLGDSIFTTNGEQWQRQRTMMNPAFAQARVNVAFPRMLGAAQSMLERLDAVEEAQPYDIEIEMTHVTADIIFRTIFSKPMQGPDAHRIFEAFARYQSLAPKLMLPALFGARWLTMPWYRWQSNQAAREIRGLLHAMIKPRYEAHLKGEAEEQEDILAAFMQAKDPNTGEPFNEEELVNQVAMLFLAGHETSASALTWASYLLAQSPDIQQRAYEQVVEVVGDRLPQQADMKSFSQVWNIFRETLRLFPPVGFFARENVQSCPIRGKQLKERSTVVVAPWLLQRHRKWWKNPDAFDPDRFDREEDKEAIKHAYMPFSMGPRVCLGAAFALQEAVLILACLLQRYEILPAPGHVPQPVGRLTIRSENGVRINLRKREAA
- a CDS encoding capsule biosynthesis protein, translated to MKNKSGFASKRVLLLQGPVGPFFWNLAKDLRSVGATVFKFNFNAGDWLFYPRKAHSFRGELAQWPEVLEAFIIRHRIDAVLLFGDCRPVHACVRSMTERLGCAFGVFEEGYLRPDHITFEPMGVNGHSHFEKRLAIWLKQRAQQETAPPRSHPNGPTTTSWKKVGNSFWHSAMWGMLYFFAAWLGQWFWNNSLHHRSMTVRDAPWWWLSYLRKFWYRRTEKETEKLLLGDLRKKFFLAPLQVYNDAQIVVHSNYDFVTDFINHVLHSFSRAQALERMNGVPEGGKSIAGDVVVFKHHPMDRGHRNYANIISLLARRHGLQGKVLYIHDQHLPSLLKSAKGVVLVNSTTGLSALGHGAPVKVCGNALYDLEGLTFQGKMRDFWFRAHQAIPDQDMLSRFRRALIECTQINGSFYRRLSAVSWRCGAALDGQMAQRLWGGGSSVDPLLWPEEAVEPVFVSRQENQENAMPSMLQGVASVE
- a CDS encoding capsular polysaccharide biosynthesis protein: MKAWICACWWRHRLRLQERLLDLPVRYLPHGLLGPADVVGWGDKRSGRMAQRLGQLLRVPALRLEDGFLRSFGTGEHFPPLSLVVDDAGIYYDCTRPSALEHLLSSDTNMLAPDPELVRQTREQLLSAGLSKYNHAPDLPEGMLRSDDAQRVLVVDQTAGDMSVAKGGADAATFEAMLAAALAENPQATVYVKTHPEVTSGRKGGYLTGVQPDARTVVLRDAVNPMSLIAQMDKVYVVSSTMGFEALLASKPVVCFGVPWYAGWGVTDDRQPQHAAMLRRAGRRRSVDELFAAGYMHYSRYLNPETRQRGNVLDVVDWLARQRQVAQRFGGRMIVVGFRRWKAANVKAMLSLHPGKVVFVKNAAAARALLPADDDCLVCWGRVPPEGVQELADAAGVRLLRMEDGFVRSVGLGSDLIPPQSFVLDAKGIYFDPGQPSELEDLLNTRAFTAQDLQRARNVRAFVVEHGITKYNLEPNRPVDWFSDAHPQAGRQVVLVPGQVEDDASIRFGCDAEGVCTNLGLIQAARTAFPHAFIVFKPHPDVSSGNRKGHVEPAQALQHADHIERGASVVSCIEACDVVVTMTSLTGFDALLRNKQVVVHGRPFYAGWGLTEDRLPVLRRSRSLSLDELVAGALLHYPLYWDPVLRGYTSCEAVLRRLLEQRTALEQSGSLHGLKSGWLRRQWRKSKVLLQSILSG
- a CDS encoding glycosyltransferase, with amino-acid sequence MKKEIKIALISDELTYCALSEECDILNINSINYWLVLKFWKPDFVFVESAWHGHRNAWKYKIAAYPDYPKRSNKDLAKVITCARDLGIPCVFWNKEDAVHFDRFIASAALFDTVFTVDENCISRYQEILGVNSKVRALPFPVQPRNHFPLSSDCEMHSGACFVGSYSHHVHDQRRNWQDMMFSAAQPYGLTVYDRNSDRKSKNYRYPDWPWIEVKDSVSNEKTADIYRKYLVQFNVNTVTDSPSMYSRRLVEALACGSIVVTNPALSVDRYFSEYCEVVHSREECDDVLERIFRGGGKHERERARAGADYVLRELTWAKRLQEVVETIGL